The sequence TAATCTTGTTGTCCCATTCGGATATAATAACCGTTTCCCCGAAGTTAAACTTGTCAATAACTGTTTTCATCGCACCAAACTTAAAGCTTTCCGGTTCACTGCTTTCCATAATAAGTCTGATGAAGGAGTTATACATTTTTTTGAAGGCTCCCATATACAAACTTAAACCAATGCCTCTCATATGGTGCCTTTGGGCTATAGCAACGAACTCTGACAATGCTTTATTTTTCCGCATACACTCGGTGTAATCACTGTTGACTGTTAAATCAAAATCATCTTCGAGAAAATCCAGTATTATAGCCATCGCCTTATCCGCATCTTTTTTTCTCGCGGTAGAAAGAGATGAATAACTTTCTCTGTTTATGTCATCAATAAGAAGGGAGTAAAATTTGTTTGAATTTTCATAGATAAATTCCCGTATTGTTTTGTTCATCTGGAACCTCCAGAATAAAATATAATAAATTATTTAGGATCAAATACAGAGACGGTTTCCCGCTCTATTAAACTGATCACAGTTTTTATCTGTATTAATTAAGTTAGTACTTTTTTTGTTTTTTTCGAGTTTTTATTGAAATAGGAATCTGCCCCGCCGAAGCGGGGCAGATTCCTATTGTGGCTCCTAGTTCTTCGGTTTAAAGAAAATGGAGGGTACTGTGTCTCCGGAGGTAAGGGTATTACCGTTGGAGTCCTTTGTTGAATCGGGCATACCTACAGCGGTTCTCTGTGCTGTGGGGTATTTCGCGCTGATCTCCTCAACTGTGCCGAAGTCAAGCGCTCTCTGCGGGCATGATGCAACGCAGGAGGGAGCAAGACCGTCGTCAAGCCTGTCCCAGCAGAAAGTACATTTCTGTACGGGGTGAGCAACAGCCCAGCTTGCTTTCTTAACAGGTTCGGACCTGTCGTCTCCGAACTGAGGAGCGCCGTAAGGGCACGCAACTGCGCAGGAACGGATGTTCTGGCACTTGTCGCGGTCTACTATTACTATGCCGTCCTCGGCTCTTTTATAAATCGCTCCCACGGGGCAGGCTGCCGTGCAGGCAGGGTTTGCGCAGTGGTTGCAGGAAAGGACAAGGTTGAAAACCTTAACATCGGGGAAAGCGCCGCTTTCAGTAATATTCAGTTTTCTCCAGCTTGCCTTGCCGGGTTTAACATTATTCCAGTCTTTACATGCCACAACACACGTGTTGCAGCCCATACATCTGTTCTGATCAAAGTAAAATGCCATCTGTTTAGCCATGGTATTCCTCCGCCTATCCTTTTCTTATATTGATTCGAGTGTCGGCACCTAAAGTCATACCCTGACATATTCTCGAAGGACGAAGTTTTGTGAGAACATTGATAGCTCCTCCTATATCAGGTTTACCGTCAGCATTATCACCATTAGCCCAGCCGCCTTGTCCCATTGCAGGCCAGCCTGCTCTTACTCTCTGAGTCACAACTGCAGTTGCATATATACTGCCTCTCGGACTTTCAACAATTACTCTATCACCGGTAAGAATACCTTCAGCAACAGCATCTGCCGGATTAATCCATATCGGTTCATAAACATTATTGTCCCAAACTTCTCCAAGCTCACGTTCAGGATCCAGATACGCACTGTTACCGTCAGCGTCTTTTTTGAAAACTTCATTGATGTAGGCATTGTTAGAGTGTGTAGAGTGAGAACGGTAATAGATGTGCCATCCATTAAGGCAATATGGATAATTAGTTTTGTAACCTTGTGGATCTGCTGCAGAGCCATCTGCAAAAGAACCTTCAAGCATAGGAATAACCATAGGAATAGCGTACACAAATTTCCCTGTTGTTTTCCCATCGTGAAGTGGGCCCTCAAGAGTAACTCTTGCATCATCATTATCGTAAAACCTTGCTTCGTAGTCTTCTACCATAGCCTGAGAATATATTTCAAACTTTCCGGTGGGAGTATAAAGCGCACCAACATGCGGATCCGTTCTGTAGGCGGCAAGCGGATCAGTTATCCCGTATGACGAATCCATATGGAAAAGACCTTTCTCCTTCCATTCATCATAAGTCATTCCTGCGTTGTAAGCTGTAAGCAGAGGTTCAATGGCTTCTTTTCTCCAGTCATCAACAGTTTTGCCTTCGGTGTATTCGCTGAGAACACCCAGTTTATCCGCAATCTTCGCGACAATGTCATAATCAGGCAATGCTTCACCGAGAGGTTCCACTGCTTTATTCATACATATTAGTGCATCGCCGGCAAGCCAGCCTGAGCAGGCACCTTCTTTCTCAAAAGCAGTAGCAGCAGGAAGAACATAATCTGAAAATTTTGCTGATGCTGTCATAAACTGGTCAGCAGTTACAATTAACTCTACATTATTTCTGTCTTTAATAATCCCAGAAACCGTATTGTAGTCACCACATTGATTAACAAGGCAATTTCCGCCAAAATTGAGTATAGCCTTCATTGGAGTGGGAAAGTTTTTAACCTGTCCATCATTCCACATTGATTTCCCAGTTCCACCGTATTTGGCTATATCCGGCCAGAGAAATACAGGATAGGACGATCTGGTTACAGCAGGAGTATAGTCAGGAGCTGTGAGCTTGCTTAAATCATATATACCTGTAAAATCCGCATATGCGTTATTTGTTCCGGTAGGGAATGTAACACCGAAAGATAACGGCTGCCTGTCGGTGTACACTCCGACATGCCTTCCGGGTTCGCCAAAGTTTTTGGTTATGACTCCAAGAGTATAACCATTCAGGGGTAATTGTTCACCTTCAGACTGCCTCTGAAAACCACCGCCAAACCAGAGTGTTACTTTCTTTTTTGCAAAAATTTCAGCAAGCTCTCTTATTTTAGCTGCCGGTATACCGCATATAGATTCAGCCCACTCAGGAGTTTTGGCAACTTTTCCGTATACTGAAACAAGTGCATCCTTAAGATTATCATTCGGATCATCGGCATTGTAGTTGTTGTAGCCTATCTGTGACGGGTAAACAGATACATCTCCGTTAAGCCCTGCCTGAACAAGCCTGTCGTCAGTACCCATTATATAAGCACTGAGGGAAGAACCGTCGGGAACAATATAATCTGTGCTCCTGTCCACATCAGCGTGGTATGTTTTGGCTATTGCAGGATACAGCGTAAAAGCCTCATCATCGAAAAATCCGTGAGTATATCTGAGAATGAACTCAGCATCCAGCCAAGGATCTGCTTTCAATGAACCGTCGGTGTTCCATGTATTTACTATGAGTTCGTGCATAATAGCCTGTACCAAGGCAGCATCCGTTCCGGGAACAACTGCTATGTGTTCACTGGCATGGGATACAACAGTTTGAGAAACTCGCCCGTCAATAACAAAGACCTTTGTGCCTTTTTCTTTAATCTGCTGTATATACCATGCAGTATTTGTTCCCCAAATGCTTTCCGCGAAGTTTCCGCTCCAAATGAACAGTGCATCAGAGTTAAAAGCGTCCTGTCTGGATTTTCCCGGAGGAAAATAAAAATTCTGTCCGAAAAAGAACCAACTTGTGTGTTCAAGTGAAGGCCAGCTGTAGTCGTTGCGGTATGTCATCTGTCCGCCCATGATATTAAGCAGACGTGATGCGCAGGAAGCAGCACCTGCAACTTCCGAACCATCGCCTGAAGCATAATGAGCTGAAAAAGATTTTGCGCCATACAGAGCTTTAAGGCTGGTAAGTTTAGCAGCTATTTCAGTTGCGACCTCTTCCCATGAAATCCTGACAAAACCGTTTACGTCGCCCCTTTCACCGGTTTGTTTAAGAGGGTAAAGAACACGGTCGTTACGGTAAAATCTCTGAGTATTCGACCGGCAGCGTATACATGCTCTCATCTGAGGCAAATCTTCGCTTTCACCGTTGACTATATTCAGATCGGGTGTTTCGTCGGTGACAAACCTTTTGATTACGCCGTCTTTAACATACGCCTTTGTCACACAGCGCCCGCCGCAGTTGTGCGGTGCAGCTCCTGCCACAACCGTTTCCGTGATTGCAGGAGGCGTGAGACGGTTTTCCTCGTCCTCTTCCATGTATGTTTTGCCGCCGTCGCCGGAACCGCCGCAGCCGTATACAGCAGCGGTGGCGCCCACTGCGCTCACTCCCTTAAGGAAGTCTCGGCGGGTTACCTGATTAAGTTTATCTTTAAGACTCATTATATCCTCCTAACATCTAGTACGCATTAGGCGCGTGCGCCGTTTTGTGGCATACAAAGCATGAATTGTCCTGCACAGGGTAGTGGCAGTTGTTGCAGTGTCTGTTCAGGCTCGCTCCGGAGCCGCCCCAGCCCGGTCTGTGGCTGGAAGGGGGAGTTACGCTGTGACACTCTATGCAGCTGTCTTCCTTATGGCAGGTCGTACAGGAGCTTCTGTCCCATCTCGCCTCAAGTCCGTGACCCCTCTTCGTCCATGAAGGGGTATGGCTTCTCGGTGATACTTCCTGATGGCACTGGATACAGCTCACCTGATCGGTATGGCACTCAAGGCATTCCTGCTTGTTCACCCTGCTTGCCGAGCCGTGTCTGTCCATCCATGAAATATCGTGACTGGAGGGTTTATTCGATTCCACGGCAAAGGCATACACAGCAACAAGCAGCATAGCCATTACCATAGAGAGTACAGTTATCTTCGCTTTCATAAATCTCCTCCCTAAAAAATGATGTTAGCCCACAGCTCTGCCGTGTAGTTCTTGTCAAGGCTCGTATCAACATCATCATAGAACTCCGTATCCTCCATGCTCAGATCCGCCATGAGGCTGAGGATCTTCGTCGGCTGATACTGACCGCCTATGTAGTAGCTTCTTACAGAGTCCTTCCTTCTGTCGTTTATGTAGTCATACTCATAACGGCTGAAGGACGTGCCTGCCCATACGTCCATAGTGCGTCCGACCTTCTGGCTGACCTGAACTCCGTACTGAAGACGCTCGTTGTCGTCTGAGTCGGGGGTGTTCTTTACATCCCAGTAGTCTACGCTGAACGATACATATGTGTTCTCGGAGGGGAGTCCGTAAATGTCGAATTTACCCTTGATTCTGGAATAATCACGGTTGTCGAAGTTCTCCGTGCCGCTCACTGCCTTGGTCTCATAGGTGAGTCCAGCGGCGAAGTTCTTAAGGAATGCCTGATATACTCCCGCTTCGTACTTGCTGTACTTGCTCTCCGCGAGAAGGGTATTCGTCAGGGGGTTCACCACGTATGAGTTCTCGTAGTCGACCTCATCAGTAAGACCTTCATATTTCAGCGTGAGGATAGTTCCCGTGGAGACTATCTCATAGGTGCCTTCGGCGTTAACTGTGGCCGCGTCATTCAGAAGAGTGTAGGCGAGAACAAGGTTACCGTTAGGGATAGCCTGATCGAGCCTGAACTTGGTGTAGTCGTCATCTATGTCCGTTACATCGAGACGGACATATTCTGCTCCTACCTTGGTCTGCTCCATCACCTTAACATTGATTCCGCCGCCGAACAGCGTGTCGTCATCAACATCATAGTAGTAGCTCACGGGTTTGCCCCCGAAAGCGTATACCTCTACCATCTCGCCGAGCTTCACTGAAGCGTCCGCTCCGTCAAGCTGGAAGGTGTTCTGATGGGAAAGATAGAAGCGTCCCACGTTCAGGACTGTGTTCTTGATTACGCCGTCAAACTGAGCGTAGCCGTTGTACAGTCTCGGAGCCCAGTCATCATAACCGAGCTGGGTGTCAAGAGCGTCACGGTGATAATAGTAGTAATTATCTCCCCAGCTCTTCTTGTGGTCTCCGTCAATGTCATC is a genomic window of Geovibrio thiophilus containing:
- a CDS encoding 4Fe-4S dicluster domain-containing protein, yielding MAKQMAFYFDQNRCMGCNTCVVACKDWNNVKPGKASWRKLNITESGAFPDVKVFNLVLSCNHCANPACTAACPVGAIYKRAEDGIVIVDRDKCQNIRSCAVACPYGAPQFGDDRSEPVKKASWAVAHPVQKCTFCWDRLDDGLAPSCVASCPQRALDFGTVEEISAKYPTAQRTAVGMPDSTKDSNGNTLTSGDTVPSIFFKPKN
- a CDS encoding molybdopterin-dependent oxidoreductase, with translation MSLKDKLNQVTRRDFLKGVSAVGATAAVYGCGGSGDGGKTYMEEDEENRLTPPAITETVVAGAAPHNCGGRCVTKAYVKDGVIKRFVTDETPDLNIVNGESEDLPQMRACIRCRSNTQRFYRNDRVLYPLKQTGERGDVNGFVRISWEEVATEIAAKLTSLKALYGAKSFSAHYASGDGSEVAGAASCASRLLNIMGGQMTYRNDYSWPSLEHTSWFFFGQNFYFPPGKSRQDAFNSDALFIWSGNFAESIWGTNTAWYIQQIKEKGTKVFVIDGRVSQTVVSHASEHIAVVPGTDAALVQAIMHELIVNTWNTDGSLKADPWLDAEFILRYTHGFFDDEAFTLYPAIAKTYHADVDRSTDYIVPDGSSLSAYIMGTDDRLVQAGLNGDVSVYPSQIGYNNYNADDPNDNLKDALVSVYGKVAKTPEWAESICGIPAAKIRELAEIFAKKKVTLWFGGGFQRQSEGEQLPLNGYTLGVITKNFGEPGRHVGVYTDRQPLSFGVTFPTGTNNAYADFTGIYDLSKLTAPDYTPAVTRSSYPVFLWPDIAKYGGTGKSMWNDGQVKNFPTPMKAILNFGGNCLVNQCGDYNTVSGIIKDRNNVELIVTADQFMTASAKFSDYVLPAATAFEKEGACSGWLAGDALICMNKAVEPLGEALPDYDIVAKIADKLGVLSEYTEGKTVDDWRKEAIEPLLTAYNAGMTYDEWKEKGLFHMDSSYGITDPLAAYRTDPHVGALYTPTGKFEIYSQAMVEDYEARFYDNDDARVTLEGPLHDGKTTGKFVYAIPMVIPMLEGSFADGSAADPQGYKTNYPYCLNGWHIYYRSHSTHSNNAYINEVFKKDADGNSAYLDPERELGEVWDNNVYEPIWINPADAVAEGILTGDRVIVESPRGSIYATAVVTQRVRAGWPAMGQGGWANGDNADGKPDIGGAINVLTKLRPSRICQGMTLGADTRINIRKG